In a single window of the Bactrocera dorsalis isolate Fly_Bdor chromosome 2, ASM2337382v1, whole genome shotgun sequence genome:
- the LOC105229918 gene encoding organic cation transporter protein, whose product MTAKLKSECNEKATESISEEKLKDLLTEQLERVGTGGAFVWSLFFLCVTPNILNGFHVSSYTLLGHLPEDQWCAVANLQSTNWTVEQQRSIAQNNLNTDGCTIWQYDYPKLAAMTYEEALHYTTQQTANGKPAEIPCKMEGEYAYSDAETTFVADWDLVCENAIQRTTAQVAISLGKFFGSFSFGIFADRFGRKTAFTVGAILYIVASLLCTFSPWYQLFLVGRFGLGAASSALFYPAFAMIVENVCLRHRSWMSIAFSGSYPIGLIMLAVIAYLVPQWRYVQLALTMPALLLIFNCYLMNESPRWLITKKRYNQVYKILFKEECHYEIQKAPIEAIPDKKAEAQPEAATKLWVKLREGPFKQFHELFGTWKVRRLIFTAYFMFCVTSLSYYVTALNAANMSVSRFIYVGITGIVDLPSYLLPVIMLRFTGRRTTTMSLFMLTGVALLMVLAVPSDNAVWIISFAMLGRFGITATYSIVTLYTAELFPTEIRNSALGTCSTWAHVGSISAPYVVDVLGLLGWYIPTTICGCCVLVAGLLTLTLPETSTHKLVDRVEEVPSESESSTEDNTTSTNVAKAKEIESSNKI is encoded by the exons GAGCCTCTTTTTCCTCTGCGTTACACCGAACATACTCAATGGCTTCCACGTGTCTTCCTACACGCTACTGGGCCACTTACCCGAAGACCAATGGTGTGCCGTCGCCAATCTGCAGTCGACCAACTGGACCGTGGAGCAACAGCGTAGCATAGCACAAAACAATCTCAATACAGATGGTTGCACCATATGGCAGTACGACTACCCGAAACTGGCAGCTATGACATACGAAGAGGCGCTGCACTACACCACACAACAAACGGCGAACGGCAAGCCGGCGGAGATACCATGTAAAATGGAAGGTGAATACGCGTACTCCGATGCCGAGACCACATTTGTGGCCGACTGGGATTTAGTATGTGAGAATGCCATACAACGTACCACGGCGCAGGTTGCCATATCGTTGGGAAAATTTTTCGGCTCCTTCTCGTTTGGCATATTCGCGGATAG ATTTGGTCGGAAAACTGCCTTCACTGTGGGCGCCATCCTTTACATTGTGGCGAGCTTATTATGCACCTTTTCACCCTGGTATCAGCTGTTCTTAGTGGGCCGTTTTGGTTTGGGTGCAGCCTCCTCGGCGCTCTTCTATCCCGCTTTTGCCatga TTGTGGAGAACGTGTGCCTGCGGCATCGCTCCTGGATGTCGATCGCCTTTTCGGGCTCCTATCCGATTGGCTTGATCATGCTGGCGGTGATCGCATATCTGGTGCCACAATGGCGCTATGTGCAGCTGGCGCTCACAATGCCAGCGCTTTTGCTCATCTTTAATTGCTA TTTGATGAATGAATCGCCACGTTGGCTTATAACGAAGAAACGCTACAATCAAGtctacaaaattttgttcaaagaGGAATGCCATTATGAAATTCAGAAAGCGCCCATTGAAGCCATCCCCGATAAGAAAGCC GAGGCCCAGCCTGAGGCAGCAACAAAACTTTGGGTTAAATTAAGAGAAGGTCCATTCAAACAATTCCATGAACTTTTCGGCACATGGAAGGTGCGTCGTCTCATATTTACcgcatattttatgttttgtgtAACCTCACTCAGTTACTATGTCACAG CGCTGAATGCCGCCAATATGTCGGTGAGTCGATTCATTTATGTTGGCATTACCGGTATAGTGGATCTGCCCTCATATCTGTTGCCGGTAATAATGCTGCGTTTCACGGGTCGTCGCACGACTACAATGTCACTGTTTATGCTAACCGGTGTAGCCTTACTGATGGTGTTGGCTGTGCCCAGCG ACAATGCTGTATGGATAATATCCTTTGCTATGTTGGGTCGTTTCGGTATAACCGCTACATATTCCATTGTTACCTTATATACTGCCGAGCTATTTCCCACCGAAATAAGAAATTCTGCTTTAGGGACATGCTCAACGTGGGCGCATGTGGGCTCCATCTCAGCGCCATATGTGGTGGATGTGTTG GGCTTACTCGGCTGGTATATTCCAACGACAATTTGCGGTTGCTGTGTGTTAGTAGCCGGTCTGCTGACGCTCACTCTACCCGAAACCAGTACCCACAAACTGGTGGATCGCGTTGAGGAAGTACCCTCTGAATCGGAATCGAGCACTGAAGACAACACAACTTCTACTAATGTGGCCAAAGCGAAAGAAATCGAAAGttctaataaaatttag
- the LOC105229848 gene encoding uncharacterized protein LOC105229848, giving the protein MHDKAESITIHLCRANYLQKFVWFRESIAYSSYFNCLHMDYKAKRNKRAQINAASDKSPKAAGQNNYQHNGFKQDMNISPKQNTVNHSAGTTFQTGECIACRKTSICVCERCGDFYCSPDCQKKDWQSHRYICFPMPKLVQPTSVLSTDAVYPANAPLLTVNQISHANPTNNIQRTQQQAQNSRNNSQQNHSLMGHPPISDTNGQHQQTNIKVPQKANNKDAKQAIKTTTATVPTVDLPKPNSHVTLTGFRTPNRCYVRAVNPSVDDDSMLNARKIDVYGKVAKPLGAMPKLHSYAIAPYNGVMHRVEVLFVRNPANIRVLFIDRGVIANRNLRDLREISDEIISLKQYTCLIQLRNVSNYVLSEKMTKHFARYEDQDFKIKYDRVENGVELLHWQNEKSLNDEVEQFCKESGAEVWSDAIRGRQNAANKNTNANANNAKQQNSVGDSQNVDEPHDDQFYALEPGSSAGNSHVSVQQKQPQEHNNGIKEEKKKESVVEVEHPTMRAPFEINYFKVDCAPFKAVVLDVSCLEIGYLGCIAQDDLECLQIVHKQLESITVPDKPYKPQLEEYCIAKFEGMWYRAQVIDIPNDSEYTVMYIDFTNEATLTSADIRHFPASVTGACKTSLCLIDGLPTDLSAELIRFLNEEIQLQTVITIDRVKNIDEQVVVVECKSLLDKIRKNNLLT; this is encoded by the exons ATGCATGACAAAGCGGAATCTATTACAATTCATTTATGTCGGGCCAACTACCTGCAAAAATTTGTATGGTTTCGGGAAAGCATTGCATATTCtagttattttaattgcttacaCATGGATTATAA ggCGAAAAGAAACAAAAGGGCACAAATAAACGCTGCTTCAGACAAGTCACCAAAAGCTGCCGGCCAAAATAATTACCAACACAACGGATTCAAACAAGACATGAAT ATCTCACCAAAGCAAAATACTGTCAACCATTCCGCCGGTACTACTTTTCAAACCGGCGAGTGTATTGCTTGCCGTAAGACAtcaatatgtgtatgtgaacGGTGTGGAGATTTTTACTGCTCACCGGATTGCCAAAAGAAAGATTGGCAAAGCCATAGATATATATGCTTCCCAATGCC AAAGTTGGTTCAACCAACATCAGTCTTGTCAACTGACGCTGTGTATCCTGCTAATGCGCCATTATTAACCGTTAACCAAATTTCGCACGCCAATCCAACCAATAATATTCAACGTACtcaacaacaagcacaaaatTCTCGAAATAATTCTCAACAAAATCATAGCTTGATGGGGCATCCACCAATCTCTGATACCAATGGACAACatcaacaaacaaatattaaggTCCCACAGAAGGCTAATAATAAAGATGCAAAACAAGCGATCAAAACCACAACAGCTACTGTACCAACGGTAGACCTACCCAAGCCCAATAGTCATGTAACTTTGACCGGCTTTCgaacaccaaaccgttgttatGTGCGCGCTGTCAATCCGTCCGTTGACGATGACTCCATGTTGAATGCACGAAAAATTGATGTTTATGGAAAAGTTGCTAAACCTCTTGGTGCAATGCCCAAGCTGCACAGTTATGCCATAGCACCTTATAACGGTGTTATGCATCGTGTAGAAGTGTTATTTGTTCGTAACCCCGCCAACATTCGTGTGCTCTTTATTGATCGCGGTGTAATTGCTAATCGAAATCTAAGGGATTTGCGTGAAATTTCCGATGAAATTATATCGCTTAAACAATATACATGTTTGATACAATTGCGCAATGTGTCCAATTATGTGTTGAGTGAGAAGATGACAAAACATTTTGCCCGTTACGAGGACCAAgacttcaaaataaaatatgatcGCGTCGAAAACGGTGTGGAGCTATTGCATTGgcaaaatgaaaaatcattaaatgaTGAAGTTGAGCAATTTTGCAAGGAATCAGGTGCTGAGGTTTGGTCTGATGCTATACGCGGTAGACAGAATGCTGCTAATAAGAATACTAATGCTAATGCCAATAATGCTAAACAACAAAATTCAGTAGGCGACAGCCAAAATGTGGACGAGCCACACGATGACCAATTCTATGCGCTTGAACCAGGCTCGTCTGCGGGAAATTCACATGTAAGTGTGCAACAGAAGCAACCACAAGAACATAATAATGGTATAaaggaagagaagaagaaggaaaGTGTCGTTGAAGTAGAACATCCGACGATGAGAGCG CCTTTCGAAATTAATTACTTCAAAGTGGATTGTGCCCCTTTCAAGGCTGTTGTGCTTGATGTTTCCTGCTTAGAAATCGGTTATTTGGGCTGTATCGCTCAGGATGATTTGGAATGTCTACAGATTGTGCATAAGCAGTTAGAGTCCATAACTGTACCTGATAAACCTTATAAGCCGCA ATTGGAAGAGTATTGCATTGCAAAATTTGAAGGAATGTGGTATCGTGCTCAGGTAATCGATATACCTAATGATTCCGAGTACACCGTGATGTATATCGACTTTACGAACGAGGCAACTTTGACCAGCGCCGATATACGCCACTTTCCTGCAAGCGTAACAGGGGCGTGCAAAACAAGTCTATGTTTAATTGATG GCTTGCCAACAGATTTGAGTGCTGAGCTTATAAGATTTTTGAACGAAGAAATTCAACTGCAAACTGTCATTACCATTGATCGTGTGAAGAATATCGATGAGCAAGTAGTAGTTGTCGAATGTAAGAGTCTTTtggacaaaatacgaaaaaataatttgcttacTTAA